A region from the Stutzerimonas stutzeri genome encodes:
- a CDS encoding aminopeptidase — MSKLKTALVDKHSRLWVPLLLAVGLNGCSTYYGQLAVGQLELLRQREPIAAIIEDQQADPQLRQRLGHALQARRFASAALGLPDNGSYKVYADIQRPYVVWNLFATEAFSVAPLKHCFPIAGCVAYRGYYQPGRARGEAARLQAKGYDTLVTGVQAYSTLGWFDDPLLSSMLRWDDERLAGLIFHELAHQRLYVPGDTAFNESYASFVEHEGLRQWRDSQGLPPPDQIGQQRYAEFSQLMLDTREWLAELYASDLSESAMRAAKEAEFMRLRKAYRHLRDDRWKGDGRFDRWMARPLNNASLVPFGLYDRWVPAFAALFEQVDGDWQRFHARVESLGRVSADERAKALEALR, encoded by the coding sequence GTGTCGAAGCTGAAAACCGCCCTTGTCGACAAGCACAGCCGGCTCTGGGTTCCGCTGCTGCTTGCCGTTGGTCTGAATGGTTGCAGCACCTACTATGGTCAGTTGGCGGTCGGTCAGCTGGAGCTGCTGCGCCAGCGCGAACCCATCGCGGCGATCATCGAGGACCAGCAGGCCGACCCGCAATTGCGCCAACGCCTAGGCCATGCACTGCAAGCTAGACGCTTCGCCAGTGCCGCTTTGGGATTGCCGGATAACGGCAGCTATAAGGTTTATGCCGATATCCAGCGGCCCTACGTGGTGTGGAACCTGTTCGCCACCGAAGCGTTTTCCGTGGCTCCGCTGAAGCACTGTTTTCCGATCGCCGGTTGTGTGGCCTATCGTGGTTATTACCAACCGGGACGTGCGCGGGGCGAAGCGGCGCGGCTCCAGGCCAAGGGCTACGACACCCTGGTGACCGGCGTGCAGGCTTATTCGACCCTCGGCTGGTTCGACGATCCGCTGCTCAGCTCGATGCTGCGCTGGGACGATGAGCGGCTGGCCGGGCTGATCTTTCACGAGCTGGCGCATCAGCGCCTGTATGTGCCTGGCGACACGGCCTTCAACGAGTCCTATGCATCCTTCGTCGAGCATGAGGGGCTGCGCCAGTGGCGCGACAGCCAGGGCCTGCCGCCGCCCGACCAGATCGGGCAGCAACGCTATGCCGAGTTCAGCCAGCTGATGCTCGATACCCGCGAATGGCTGGCCGAGCTGTACGCCTCCGATCTCAGCGAATCGGCCATGCGGGCCGCCAAGGAAGCAGAGTTCATGCGCCTGCGTAAGGCCTATCGCCATTTGCGCGACGATCGCTGGAAGGGCGACGGCCGCTTCGATCGCTGGATGGCCCGGCCGCTGAACAATGCGAGCCTGGTGCCATTCGGTCTCTATGACCGCTGGGTGCCGGCGTTCGCTGCGCTGTTCGAGCAGGTCGATGGCGATTGGCAGCGTTTCCATGCGCGAGTCGAGTCCCTGGGACGCGTGTCTGCCGACGAGCGGGCAAAGGCGCTCGAAGCGCTTCGCTAA
- a CDS encoding ferritin-like domain-containing protein — protein sequence MANSAKLGTNFTGVQMSPKDTKSLLEAVNDIHPDVPGDSKGLMLERTTRAEEADRIGSVPVPGSAKGMLKSTFDMALGKSPELLVDKLGERLAFERSGVRMYDAMIAKAKANSMADSDLIGVLQHIRDEEFEHMNMVAEAIETLGADPTAQTPCADIVGVKSLGVMQVLTDPRTNIAQGINALLTLELEDNAAWELLIELAEAGGHPRIAKSFHKAKEQEDDHLIKIKTLLRRDLIAQIK from the coding sequence ATGGCAAATTCAGCAAAGCTGGGCACCAATTTCACTGGCGTACAGATGTCGCCGAAGGACACCAAAAGCCTGCTCGAGGCGGTCAACGATATCCATCCGGATGTACCGGGCGACTCCAAAGGTCTGATGCTGGAGCGCACGACCCGTGCCGAAGAAGCCGATCGCATCGGTTCGGTACCGGTGCCCGGCTCCGCCAAAGGGATGCTCAAATCGACCTTCGACATGGCGTTGGGCAAGAGCCCTGAACTGCTGGTCGACAAGCTCGGCGAGCGGTTGGCATTCGAGCGCAGCGGCGTACGCATGTACGACGCCATGATCGCCAAGGCAAAGGCCAACAGCATGGCCGATTCCGATCTGATCGGCGTGCTGCAGCACATCCGCGACGAAGAGTTCGAGCACATGAACATGGTCGCCGAAGCCATCGAGACCCTGGGCGCCGACCCGACCGCGCAGACCCCTTGCGCCGACATCGTCGGGGTCAAGTCGCTCGGCGTGATGCAGGTGCTCACCGATCCGCGAACCAACATCGCTCAAGGCATCAACGCCTTGTTGACCCTCGAACTCGAGGACAACGCCGCCTGGGAACTGTTGATCGAACTGGCCGAAGCCGGTGGCCATCCCCGGATCGCCAAGAGCTTCCACAAAGCCAAGGAACAGGAAGATGACCACCTCATCAAGATCAAGACGCTGCTGCGTCGCGATCTGATTGCTCAGATCAAATAG